In Vanacampus margaritifer isolate UIUO_Vmar chromosome 9, RoL_Vmar_1.0, whole genome shotgun sequence, the following proteins share a genomic window:
- the ggctb gene encoding gamma-glutamylcyclotransferase, whose translation MEDSRTFLYFAYGSNLLKERLQLKNPSATLHCVARLKDYKLVFGNYKGLASERWHGGVATIEHSPGDEVWGVVWRMNKSDLKSLDSQENVMLGAYSPVEISVRTKGQELRCRTYLMNSCVYAPPSPQYLLVIVMGAEQNRLPKDYQEKLRAIETNKYGGPLPLMVELELE comes from the exons atggagGACAGCCGCACCTTTTTGTACTTTGCATATGGTAGCAACCTGCTAAAGGAACGACTGCAGCTCAAGAACCCATCTGCAACGCTGCACTGTGTGGCCCGACTTAAG GACTATAAATTGGTATTTGGGAACTATAAAGGCCTCGCCAGTGAGCGTTGGCATGGAGGCGTGGCCACCATAGAGCACAGTCCAGGAGATGAAGTGTGGGGTGTGGTGTGGAGGATGAACAAGTCTGATCTGAAGTCTCTAGATAG TCAAGAGAACGTCATGTTGGGAGCGTACAGTCCTGTGGAAATATCGGTCAGGACAAAAGGCCAGGAGCTTCGTTGTCGCACCTACTTGATGAACAGCTGTGTGTATGCGCCGCCATCACCACAGTACCTACTG GTGATTGTGATGGGAGCAGAGCAAAACCGATTGCCTAAGGACTACCAGGAGAAGCTGAGAGCAATCGAGACCAACAAGTATGGGGGTCCTCTACCTCTGATGGTTGAGCTGGAGCTTGAGTGA